From a single Georhizobium profundi genomic region:
- the hfq gene encoding RNA chaperone Hfq: MAERSQNLQDLFLNTVRKQKISLTIFLINGVKLTGVVTSFDNFCVLLRRDGHSQLVYKHAISTIMPGQPLQMFESDDSAGSGS, encoded by the coding sequence ATGGCGGAACGTTCTCAAAATTTGCAGGACCTGTTTCTCAACACCGTCCGCAAGCAGAAGATTTCCCTGACGATCTTTTTGATCAATGGGGTCAAGCTAACCGGTGTCGTGACGTCATTCGATAATTTCTGCGTACTCTTGCGCCGAGACGGGCATTCGCAGCTCGTTTACAAACATGCGATTTCAACGATCATGCCGGGCCAGCCGCTTCAGATGTTCGAGAGCGACGACAGTGCCGGCAGTGGATCGTGA
- a CDS encoding D-amino-acid transaminase — MSRIAYVNGRYLPHGAAAVHVEDRGYQFADGVYEVCEVRQGFIVDMTRHLDRLARSLSELQMGWPLSRDAFKMVLREVVRRNRVRNGLVYLQVTRGVARRDHVFPNAATMPSLVVTAKKTDPRVVRAKVEKGISVITVPENRWDRVDIKTVGLLPNVLARQKAKAEGAQEAIFVDVDGTIKEGAATNVWIVSEDGVLMTRPADHGILRGITRATVMDVAAKLGLKVEERAFTVEEAKRAREMFLTAATSVVIPIVSLDGTTIANGHPGTMSAEMRDAFFDVAEKTPT, encoded by the coding sequence ATGTCGCGCATTGCCTATGTGAATGGACGCTATCTGCCCCATGGCGCGGCGGCCGTGCATGTGGAAGATCGCGGCTACCAGTTTGCCGACGGCGTCTATGAGGTCTGCGAGGTTCGCCAAGGCTTTATCGTCGACATGACGCGTCATCTCGATCGCCTAGCGCGCTCTCTGAGCGAGTTGCAGATGGGCTGGCCGCTGAGCCGGGACGCGTTCAAGATGGTGCTGCGTGAAGTGGTGCGTCGCAACCGCGTGCGCAACGGGCTCGTCTACCTGCAGGTTACCCGCGGCGTCGCCCGTCGCGACCATGTGTTTCCAAACGCTGCCACCATGCCGTCGCTCGTGGTGACGGCGAAAAAGACTGATCCGCGCGTCGTGCGCGCCAAGGTCGAGAAGGGGATCAGCGTCATCACGGTGCCCGAGAACCGTTGGGACCGCGTCGACATCAAGACTGTCGGCCTCCTGCCCAACGTGCTGGCCCGTCAGAAAGCCAAAGCCGAGGGCGCGCAGGAGGCGATATTCGTGGATGTCGACGGTACCATCAAGGAAGGTGCGGCCACCAATGTCTGGATTGTCAGCGAAGACGGTGTGCTCATGACCCGGCCGGCCGACCATGGGATCTTGCGCGGCATCACCCGGGCCACAGTCATGGATGTGGCAGCAAAGCTCGGCCTAAAGGTGGAAGAGCGCGCCTTTACTGTCGAGGAAGCCAAGCGTGCGCGCGAAATGTTCCTGACGGCTGCAACCTCCGTCGTTATACCGATCGTGTCGCTGGATGGCACCACCATTGCCAATGGCCACCCCGGCACCATGTCTGCTGAAATGCGGGACGCCTTTTTTGACGTTGCAGAAAAGACACCAACCTGA
- a CDS encoding potassium transporter TrkG produces the protein MLGAIYLLTLASGGVLALLVPAVLIALAGGDFALAEDMALVTAFGACICTMVLASLSQRIGPLERELNFVSLVLVWLVTPITAALCLMALVGLGPMQAWFEGVSALTTAGATVLQRQTVPTALLFWRSALEWYGGFLILVSIIHVLAPAGFGGLKASGRRRGTGGKADGHWGAIGAYSSIFWQYGALTIAIALLLIIARVDPANAVMLAMMSISTGGFLPFEGTLDEHIGLGAIFVLAIGLCFGTLSVFWRRNILRNPRRVLAENREARIVILAILGLGIIYAARISEASGSFSAVGVLTALVEGFFTASSLIATSGAETRPGVFGLLPSFLVLCVVFVGASVYSTSGGIKVYRLATMWIFAKAELNRLIYPSAVAPSKFGRDQIDDDAIRAVWSYFVLALLCVATGTVLITATAANFEGGLAMAVTFFAGASPAYESLIPIEAQGSQAIAEAWPAFEALPTTALLPAIVLMTIGRLEVLIVFAVINIKYWLQR, from the coding sequence ATGCTCGGCGCGATCTATCTCCTTACCCTTGCCTCCGGTGGCGTTCTCGCACTTCTCGTCCCTGCAGTGTTGATTGCGCTTGCCGGTGGCGATTTCGCGCTGGCGGAGGACATGGCGCTCGTCACCGCGTTCGGTGCCTGCATCTGCACCATGGTGCTCGCCTCGCTGTCGCAGCGCATCGGACCGCTCGAGCGCGAGTTGAATTTCGTTTCGTTGGTCCTGGTCTGGCTCGTCACCCCCATCACGGCCGCACTTTGCCTGATGGCATTGGTCGGCCTCGGTCCCATGCAGGCGTGGTTCGAAGGTGTGTCGGCGCTCACAACCGCCGGGGCGACCGTGCTGCAGCGGCAAACCGTACCGACCGCGCTGCTTTTCTGGCGCTCGGCCTTGGAATGGTACGGCGGCTTTCTGATTCTCGTCTCCATCATCCACGTCCTCGCTCCCGCAGGCTTCGGCGGGCTGAAGGCGAGCGGGAGGCGGCGCGGAACCGGTGGCAAAGCCGATGGACATTGGGGCGCCATCGGCGCGTATTCCTCGATTTTTTGGCAGTACGGCGCGTTGACGATTGCCATCGCGCTGCTGCTCATCATTGCGCGAGTCGATCCTGCCAACGCCGTTATGCTCGCCATGATGAGCATTTCAACTGGGGGATTTCTTCCCTTCGAAGGCACGCTCGACGAGCATATCGGTCTCGGGGCGATCTTCGTTCTTGCGATCGGCCTCTGTTTCGGCACGCTCAGCGTCTTCTGGCGGCGCAATATCCTGCGCAATCCAAGGCGGGTGCTGGCTGAAAATCGGGAGGCACGGATCGTGATCCTTGCGATCCTTGGGCTTGGCATCATCTACGCGGCGCGCATCTCCGAAGCGTCCGGCTCCTTCTCGGCGGTGGGGGTTCTGACAGCACTCGTGGAAGGCTTTTTCACCGCATCATCGCTCATCGCCACCAGCGGCGCCGAAACGCGACCCGGCGTTTTCGGGCTTTTGCCTTCCTTCCTCGTTTTGTGCGTCGTGTTCGTGGGTGCGAGCGTCTATTCCACTTCAGGCGGCATCAAGGTCTATCGCCTCGCGACCATGTGGATCTTTGCCAAGGCTGAACTCAACCGCCTGATCTATCCGAGCGCGGTCGCGCCATCGAAATTCGGCCGCGACCAGATCGATGATGACGCCATTCGCGCCGTCTGGTCCTATTTCGTGCTGGCGCTGCTATGCGTTGCCACCGGAACCGTCCTGATCACCGCAACGGCGGCGAATTTCGAAGGTGGGCTGGCCATGGCGGTGACCTTTTTCGCCGGCGCGAGCCCGGCCTATGAATCACTCATCCCGATCGAGGCGCAAGGGTCACAGGCAATCGCCGAAGCGTGGCCCGCCTTCGAGGCGCTGCCGACGACGGCGCTTCTTCCGGCAATCGTGCTCATGACGATCGGCAGGCTTGAAGTGCTCATCGTCTTCGCCGTAATCAACATCAAATACTGGCTGCAGCGCTGA
- the trkA gene encoding Trk system potassium transporter TrkA — protein MRIIICGAGRVGFGIAEKLAQEQNDVSVIDTSATLINAIRDTLDVRGYVGHGAHPEVLAQAGAEEADMIIAVTLSDEVNMVACQVAHSLFNVPTKIARIRAQNYLAPHYLDLFSREHMPIDVIISPEVEVGKMVLRRIALPGATDAVRFANDAIVLVAIECLEDCPVVNTPLEQLSELFPDLTATVVGVVRDGELMVPHSTDQLSTGDLAYVICDKDHVRRTLGLFGHEEPEAIRIVIAGGGNVGYFVAKAIEERQPNIKVKIIEHDRSRAIAIADQLRRAVVLNGSSLDQSILTEADIHDADLIVSLTNDDQVNILTSVMAKRLGCKASLALINEPSFQEFTKPMGIDAYINPRAVTISRILQHVRRGRIRAVYSVEKGQAEVIEAEAMDTSPLVGKPLRDLDLPDGVRIGAIYRDKQVVQPTGSTKIKSKDRVVMFARSRDVRHVEQMFRVSLEFF, from the coding sequence ATGCGGATCATTATTTGTGGGGCGGGGCGCGTCGGCTTCGGCATCGCCGAAAAGCTGGCCCAGGAACAAAACGACGTTTCCGTCATCGATACCTCAGCCACGCTCATCAACGCGATACGCGACACGCTCGACGTGCGCGGCTATGTCGGCCATGGCGCCCATCCCGAAGTGCTGGCGCAGGCCGGGGCGGAGGAGGCGGACATGATTATCGCCGTCACGCTTTCGGATGAAGTGAACATGGTCGCCTGCCAGGTGGCGCATTCTCTCTTCAACGTCCCGACCAAGATTGCCCGTATCCGCGCACAGAATTATCTGGCCCCGCATTATCTCGATCTTTTCTCGCGCGAGCACATGCCGATCGACGTCATCATCTCGCCTGAGGTTGAAGTCGGCAAGATGGTGCTGCGCCGCATCGCTTTGCCAGGCGCGACCGATGCCGTCCGCTTCGCCAATGACGCGATCGTGCTCGTCGCAATCGAGTGCCTGGAAGACTGCCCGGTCGTCAATACGCCGCTGGAGCAGCTTTCGGAACTCTTCCCGGACCTGACAGCGACGGTCGTCGGCGTCGTGCGCGATGGCGAGTTGATGGTGCCCCATTCGACCGATCAGCTCAGCACTGGGGATCTGGCCTATGTGATCTGCGACAAGGATCACGTCCGCCGCACGCTCGGCCTTTTCGGGCATGAAGAGCCAGAGGCCATCCGAATCGTCATCGCCGGCGGCGGCAATGTCGGCTATTTCGTCGCCAAGGCGATCGAGGAACGGCAGCCGAACATCAAGGTCAAGATCATCGAACACGATCGCAGCCGCGCCATTGCCATCGCGGATCAGCTGCGCCGCGCGGTGGTGCTGAACGGCTCTTCGCTCGACCAGTCGATTCTGACGGAAGCCGATATCCACGATGCCGATCTGATCGTATCGCTGACCAACGACGACCAGGTGAACATTCTCACCAGCGTCATGGCCAAGCGTCTGGGCTGCAAGGCAAGCCTTGCATTGATCAACGAGCCATCGTTCCAGGAATTCACCAAGCCGATGGGGATCGACGCCTACATCAATCCCCGCGCCGTCACCATTTCGCGCATCCTGCAGCATGTGCGCCGCGGTCGCATCCGCGCTGTCTACAGCGTGGAGAAGGGCCAGGCCGAGGTGATCGAGGCGGAAGCGATGGACACGTCGCCACTCGTCGGCAAGCCATTGCGGGATCTCGATCTGCCGGACGGCGTGCGCATCGGTGCCATCTACCGCGATAAGCAGGTGGTGCAGCCGACCGGCTCGACCAAGATCAAGTCGAAGGACCGGGTCGTGATGTTCGCGCGCTCACGCGATGTCCGCCATGTCGAACAGATGTTCCGCGTCAGCCTCGAATTCTTCTGA
- a CDS encoding outer membrane protein yields MKRLILTASILAAAAPAMAADAVMYNEPTPAAAPMMAAADWSGLYVGGQLGGVFGETGTFGLSPFTPALQGAFAPGFSGDFDSGLIGGVHAGYDIQSGNFVFGGIIDISATDVSDTQNGFSVTPARYTVTRELDYLATLRGRIGYAIGSSFLVYGTAGLAYGQVDFSYEQPGSGATTTTSGGQDDDFGYTVGAGVEAMVTSNISVGLEYLYTDLGDNDFNANLVGGPFGAGTTGFGTDRSFDFHTVQAKVSFRF; encoded by the coding sequence ATGAAGAGACTGATCTTGACCGCGTCCATCTTGGCCGCGGCCGCACCGGCTATGGCAGCCGACGCGGTAATGTACAACGAGCCGACGCCTGCGGCGGCCCCAATGATGGCTGCTGCCGATTGGTCGGGCTTATATGTCGGCGGCCAGCTCGGCGGCGTTTTCGGCGAAACGGGCACATTCGGCCTGTCACCCTTTACGCCGGCACTGCAGGGCGCTTTCGCACCCGGCTTCTCGGGCGATTTCGATTCCGGCCTGATCGGCGGCGTCCATGCCGGTTACGACATCCAGTCCGGCAACTTCGTCTTCGGCGGCATTATCGATATTTCGGCCACGGACGTTTCGGACACGCAGAACGGCTTCTCCGTCACGCCTGCGCGCTACACGGTCACCCGTGAACTCGACTACCTCGCGACGCTGCGCGGCCGAATCGGCTATGCGATCGGCAGCAGCTTCCTCGTCTACGGAACGGCCGGTCTCGCCTATGGCCAGGTCGACTTCTCCTACGAGCAGCCAGGTTCGGGTGCCACGACCACGACGTCCGGCGGTCAGGACGACGACTTCGGCTACACCGTCGGTGCAGGCGTGGAAGCCATGGTCACGTCGAACATCTCGGTCGGTCTCGAGTACCTCTACACCGATCTCGGCGACAACGATTTCAATGCCAACCTCGTAGGCGGCCCGTTCGGCGCCGGCACGACTGGATTTGGAACGGATCGTTCGTTCGACTTCCACACCGTTCAGGCGAAGGTCTCCTTCCGCTTCTAA
- a CDS encoding NAD kinase, whose amino-acid sequence MARATEKLSFISSNAPDAQAARLELEALYGAHAPEDADVIIALGGDGFMLQTLHRMMNSNKVLYGMNRGSIGFLMNEYATDGLRERIERAVESEINPLEMVATDEDGAETHAFAINEVSVLRQSYQAAKLRVSVDGKVRLEELVCDGLMVATPAGSTAYNLSAHGPILPLVAPLLALTPVSAFRPRRWRGALLSNKAEVTIEVLEREKRPVNAVADNTEVKSIRLVRIVQSKQTTARLLSDPDHSWDDRILAEQFLY is encoded by the coding sequence ATGGCGCGTGCTACGGAAAAATTGAGTTTCATTTCGAGCAACGCTCCGGACGCGCAAGCGGCGCGACTCGAACTGGAAGCGCTTTACGGTGCGCATGCCCCAGAAGATGCCGACGTCATCATTGCACTCGGTGGCGACGGCTTCATGCTGCAAACGCTGCATCGCATGATGAATTCCAACAAAGTGCTTTACGGCATGAACCGGGGCTCGATCGGCTTCCTGATGAACGAGTACGCCACCGATGGACTGCGCGAGCGCATCGAGCGGGCGGTGGAAAGCGAGATCAATCCGCTGGAAATGGTCGCGACCGACGAGGATGGCGCTGAAACGCACGCCTTTGCGATCAATGAAGTGTCGGTTCTTCGCCAGTCGTATCAGGCCGCCAAGCTGCGCGTCAGCGTCGATGGCAAGGTCAGGCTCGAAGAGCTCGTCTGTGACGGGCTGATGGTGGCGACGCCTGCGGGCTCGACGGCCTATAATCTTTCTGCCCACGGCCCGATCCTGCCGCTCGTCGCGCCATTGCTCGCACTGACGCCGGTCAGCGCATTCCGCCCGCGGCGGTGGAGAGGTGCGCTGCTCTCCAACAAGGCGGAGGTGACGATCGAGGTGCTGGAGCGCGAAAAACGGCCGGTCAACGCAGTCGCCGACAACACGGAGGTCAAATCTATTCGGCTCGTCCGCATCGTTCAGTCAAAACAGACGACCGCGCGCCTCTTGTCGGATCCCGATCATTCCTGGGATGACCGCATCCTGGCCGAGCAGTTTCTTTATTGA
- a CDS encoding single-stranded DNA-binding protein, which yields MAGSVNKVILVGNLGADPEIRRTQDGRPIANLSVATSETWRDRNSGERKEKTEWHRVVIFNEGLCKVAESYLKKGAKVYIEGQLQTRKWQDQSGQDKYSTEIVLQGFNSTLTMLDGRGEGGGMGQGGGGGGRGGSDYSGGGGGGNDYNRQSPASRNDDFSRDMDDEIPF from the coding sequence ATGGCAGGAAGCGTCAACAAGGTCATTCTCGTCGGAAATCTGGGTGCCGACCCGGAAATCCGTCGCACACAGGACGGCCGCCCGATTGCCAATCTGTCCGTTGCGACTTCGGAAACCTGGCGCGATCGTAACTCCGGCGAACGCAAGGAGAAGACCGAGTGGCACCGCGTCGTCATTTTCAATGAGGGCCTGTGCAAGGTTGCGGAAAGCTACCTGAAGAAGGGCGCCAAGGTGTATATCGAGGGCCAGCTCCAGACCCGCAAATGGCAGGATCAGAGCGGCCAGGACAAATACTCCACCGAGATCGTTCTGCAGGGGTTCAACTCGACACTGACCATGCTCGACGGACGCGGCGAGGGCGGTGGCATGGGGCAGGGTGGCGGCGGCGGTGGTCGCGGCGGCTCCGATTATTCGGGCGGGGGCGGTGGCGGCAACGACTACAACCGACAGTCGCCGGCATCGCGCAACGACGATTTCTCCCGCGACATGGACGACGAAATCCCGTTCTGA
- the uvrA gene encoding excinuclease ABC subunit UvrA, whose translation MSELKTISIRGAREHNLKGIDLDLPRNSLIVMTGLSGSGKSSLAFDTIYAEGQRRYVESLSAYARQFLEMMQKPDVDQIDGLSPAISIEQKTTSKNPRSTVGTVTEIYDYMRLLFARVGVPYSPATGLPIESQTVSQMVDRVMALEEGTRLYVLAPIVRGRKGEYRKELAELLKKGFQRVKIDGEFYEIAEAPTLDKKYKHDIDIVVDRIVVRDDIGARLADSLETCLRLADGLAVAEFADKPLPAGETAEGGGANKSKNETHERILFSEKFACPVSGFTISEVEPRLFSFNNPSGACPTCDGLGTQQKIDPALIVPETARTLRDGAIAPWAKSSSPYYRQTLEALGKHFGFKISDKWTDLSADAQNAILHGTEDKIVFNYDDGLRSYKTAKTFEGIVPNLERRWKETDSAWAREEIERYMSAAPCPACNGYRLKPEALAVKIDGRHIGEVSQMSIRQGGTWFQDLPTAMNDKQNEIAVRILKEIRDRLNFLNDVGLDYLTLSRNSGSLSGGESQRIRLASQIGSGLTGVLYVLDEPSIGLHQRDNARLLDTLKHLRDIGNTVIVVEHDEDAILTADHVVDIGPAAGIHGGEVIAEGTPADIMANPKSLTGKYLSGALSVAVPAQRRKPVKRKELKVVGARGNNLKNVTASIPLGLFTAVTGVSGGGKSTFLIETLYKAASRRIMGARENPADHDRIDGLEFIDKVIDIDQSPIGRTPRSNPATYTGAFTPIRDWFAGLPESKARGYQPGRFSFNVKGGRCEACQGDGVIKIEMHFLPDVYVTCDVCHGKRYNRETLDVTFKGKSIADVLDTTVEEGVEFFAAVPAVRDKLITLNRVGLGYVKIGQQATTLSGGEAQRVKLAKELAKRSTGRTLYILDEPTTGLHFHDVAKLLEVLHELVDQGNSVVVIEHNLEVIKTADWLIDVGPEGGDGGGEIVASGTPEDVVKVERSHTGRFLKELLERRPQAKSQAAE comes from the coding sequence ATGAGCGAACTCAAGACCATTTCCATTCGCGGTGCACGTGAGCACAATCTCAAGGGGATCGATCTCGATCTGCCGCGCAACAGCCTGATCGTCATGACCGGGCTTTCCGGATCGGGCAAATCATCGCTCGCCTTCGATACGATTTATGCGGAGGGCCAGAGGCGCTATGTCGAAAGCCTCTCGGCCTATGCGCGCCAGTTCCTGGAAATGATGCAGAAGCCGGATGTCGACCAGATCGACGGCCTAAGCCCGGCGATCTCCATCGAGCAGAAGACCACGTCGAAGAACCCGCGCTCGACGGTCGGTACCGTCACCGAAATCTACGATTATATGCGGCTTCTGTTTGCCCGCGTCGGCGTGCCCTATTCGCCGGCCACGGGCTTGCCGATCGAGAGCCAGACGGTCAGCCAGATGGTCGACCGGGTTATGGCGCTCGAGGAAGGGACGCGGCTTTACGTGCTTGCGCCGATCGTGCGCGGACGCAAGGGCGAGTACCGCAAGGAACTTGCTGAGTTGCTGAAGAAGGGATTTCAGCGCGTCAAGATCGACGGCGAATTCTATGAGATTGCCGAAGCGCCGACCCTCGACAAGAAATACAAGCACGACATTGATATCGTGGTGGACCGCATCGTCGTTCGTGATGACATCGGCGCGCGGCTTGCCGACAGCCTTGAGACTTGCCTTCGACTGGCAGACGGCCTGGCGGTTGCCGAGTTTGCTGACAAGCCATTGCCGGCGGGCGAAACGGCGGAAGGCGGCGGCGCGAACAAGTCCAAGAACGAGACCCATGAGCGAATCCTCTTTTCGGAGAAGTTCGCCTGCCCCGTCTCGGGTTTCACGATTTCGGAGGTCGAGCCGCGGCTCTTTTCGTTCAACAACCCATCAGGCGCATGCCCCACCTGCGACGGCCTGGGCACCCAGCAGAAGATCGATCCAGCACTAATCGTTCCGGAGACGGCGCGCACGCTGCGTGACGGCGCCATTGCGCCATGGGCGAAATCCTCGTCGCCCTATTATCGCCAGACGCTCGAGGCGCTCGGCAAGCATTTCGGCTTCAAGATTTCGGATAAATGGACCGACCTGTCGGCAGATGCGCAGAACGCAATCCTGCACGGTACGGAGGACAAGATCGTCTTCAACTATGACGACGGCCTGCGCTCCTACAAAACGGCGAAGACCTTCGAAGGCATCGTGCCGAATCTGGAGAGGCGCTGGAAAGAAACCGACAGCGCCTGGGCCCGCGAGGAGATCGAGCGCTACATGTCGGCGGCCCCCTGCCCGGCTTGCAACGGCTATCGCCTGAAGCCCGAGGCGCTCGCCGTCAAAATCGATGGACGCCACATCGGCGAAGTCTCGCAGATGTCGATCCGGCAGGGGGGTACCTGGTTCCAGGATCTGCCGACCGCGATGAACGACAAGCAGAACGAGATCGCCGTTCGCATCCTGAAGGAAATCCGCGACCGGTTGAACTTCCTGAACGATGTCGGGCTCGACTACCTGACGCTGTCGCGCAACTCGGGCAGCTTGTCCGGTGGCGAAAGCCAGCGCATTCGCCTTGCCTCACAGATCGGTTCGGGCCTGACAGGCGTGCTCTACGTCCTCGACGAGCCCTCGATTGGCCTACACCAGCGCGACAACGCCCGGCTTCTGGACACGCTGAAGCACCTGCGCGACATCGGCAACACGGTGATCGTCGTCGAGCACGACGAGGATGCGATCCTGACGGCGGATCACGTCGTGGATATCGGACCGGCGGCGGGGATCCATGGCGGCGAAGTCATCGCCGAGGGAACGCCAGCCGACATCATGGCCAATCCGAAGTCGCTGACGGGGAAATATCTGTCGGGTGCCCTCTCCGTCGCGGTGCCGGCGCAGCGCCGCAAGCCGGTGAAGCGGAAGGAACTGAAAGTCGTGGGAGCCCGCGGCAACAATTTGAAGAACGTGACAGCGTCGATTCCGCTCGGTTTGTTTACGGCGGTCACCGGCGTCTCGGGCGGCGGGAAATCCACCTTCCTCATCGAAACGCTCTACAAGGCGGCGTCACGCCGCATCATGGGCGCTCGCGAAAATCCTGCCGATCACGATCGGATCGACGGGCTGGAATTCATCGACAAGGTCATCGATATCGACCAGTCGCCGATTGGCCGGACACCGCGCTCGAACCCCGCCACCTATACCGGCGCCTTCACCCCCATCCGCGACTGGTTCGCGGGCTTGCCGGAGTCCAAGGCGCGCGGTTATCAGCCCGGGCGGTTCTCCTTCAACGTGAAGGGTGGCCGCTGCGAAGCCTGCCAGGGCGACGGCGTCATCAAGATCGAGATGCATTTCCTGCCGGATGTCTACGTCACCTGCGACGTCTGTCACGGCAAGCGCTACAATCGCGAAACGCTGGACGTCACCTTCAAGGGCAAGTCGATCGCCGACGTGCTCGACACGACCGTCGAGGAAGGCGTCGAATTCTTCGCAGCCGTGCCAGCGGTGCGCGACAAACTGATCACGCTCAACCGCGTCGGTCTCGGTTACGTCAAGATTGGTCAGCAGGCGACGACGCTTTCGGGTGGCGAGGCGCAGCGCGTCAAACTGGCCAAGGAACTCGCCAAGCGTTCGACCGGACGCACGCTTTACATTCTCGACGAGCCGACGACCGGCTTGCATTTCCACGACGTCGCGAAACTGCTCGAGGTGCTGCACGAACTGGTCGATCAGGGCAATTCGGTCGTGGTGATCGAGCACAATCTCGAGGTCATCAAGACAGCCGACTGGCTGATCGATGTTGGCCCGGAGGGCGGCGATGGCGGTGGCGAGATCGTCGCAAGCGGAACGCCGGAGGATGTGGTCAAGGTCGAGCGGTCGCACACGGGGCGGTTCCTGAAGGAACTTCTGGAGCGACGCCCACAGGCAAAATCTCAAGCGGCGGAGTAG
- a CDS encoding glutathione S-transferase family protein, with product MILIGQYDSPFVRRVGIALTLYDLPFEHWPWSTFGDADRLIAYNPLLRVPALVTDDGDTLLDSHSIIDHVDGLASPEARLLPVNEPERRRAMKSVSLATGISDKAVSLFYENVLHDHPSAQWIERCKRQIVAALSALELEGSHRTTAFWNGERIGHADIAIGAMLDHLIASHPDLVDLDDYPALQRHGETLRAMPVFQSIYQPFIPPA from the coding sequence ATGATCCTGATCGGTCAGTATGATTCTCCCTTCGTGCGTCGCGTCGGTATTGCGCTGACGCTCTACGATCTGCCCTTCGAGCACTGGCCGTGGTCGACGTTTGGCGATGCGGATCGGCTCATCGCCTACAATCCGCTGCTGCGTGTCCCAGCGCTCGTCACCGATGACGGGGATACCCTGCTCGACAGTCACAGCATCATCGACCATGTGGATGGCCTCGCTTCTCCCGAGGCGCGACTGTTACCGGTGAATGAGCCTGAGCGTCGTCGCGCGATGAAGTCCGTGTCGCTCGCCACGGGCATCTCCGACAAGGCGGTCAGCCTCTTCTATGAAAATGTGCTGCATGATCACCCCTCCGCCCAGTGGATCGAGCGCTGCAAACGGCAGATTGTGGCAGCGCTGTCTGCGCTGGAATTGGAGGGATCCCACCGCACCACGGCGTTCTGGAACGGCGAGCGGATCGGTCATGCGGATATCGCCATCGGCGCCATGCTCGACCATTTGATCGCCTCCCATCCCGATCTTGTTGATCTGGACGACTATCCTGCACTGCAGCGCCACGGCGAGACGCTGCGGGCCATGCCGGTTTTCCAGTCGATCTACCAACCATTCATCCCACCGGCTTGA
- a CDS encoding DUF72 domain-containing protein, protein MADAGTIRCGIGGWTFAPWEGTFYPDKLPKKQQLHFASRQLRTIEINGTYYRGQTPETFAKWAADTPEGFVFSVKGNRFVTNKKVLAEAGESMRKFFDTGVVELGDRLGPIVWQFAPTKKFEPDDFEAFLQLLPKKDGSMAFRHVLEVRHASFIDPAFVALARKHAVAICYAHHHDYPEIADVTADFIYARLQRGSDDVETAYPGDELDAWAKRAAIWSKGGQPSDLPLADPSAAPEKQARDVFLYIIHEGKIRAPQGAMALAERTGAAQ, encoded by the coding sequence ATGGCAGACGCTGGAACCATTCGATGCGGCATCGGCGGATGGACCTTTGCGCCTTGGGAGGGCACGTTTTACCCGGACAAGCTGCCGAAGAAGCAGCAGTTGCATTTCGCGTCACGGCAATTGCGGACGATCGAGATCAACGGCACCTACTATCGGGGGCAGACGCCCGAGACGTTTGCCAAATGGGCAGCCGATACGCCTGAGGGGTTTGTCTTCTCGGTCAAGGGCAACCGCTTTGTCACAAACAAGAAGGTGCTCGCCGAAGCCGGCGAGTCGATGCGAAAGTTCTTCGACACGGGCGTCGTCGAACTGGGCGACCGGCTTGGACCGATCGTGTGGCAGTTTGCGCCGACCAAGAAGTTCGAGCCCGACGATTTCGAGGCCTTTCTGCAGTTGCTGCCGAAGAAGGATGGCAGCATGGCATTTCGGCATGTGCTGGAGGTGCGTCATGCAAGTTTCATCGATCCAGCGTTCGTCGCGCTCGCACGCAAGCACGCGGTCGCCATCTGCTACGCACACCATCACGACTATCCCGAAATCGCCGACGTGACGGCTGACTTCATCTATGCCCGCCTGCAACGCGGCAGCGACGACGTCGAGACCGCCTACCCTGGCGATGAGCTGGATGCCTGGGCGAAGCGGGCGGCGATCTGGTCGAAAGGTGGCCAGCCATCAGACCTGCCGCTGGCGGATCCAAGCGCTGCGCCAGAAAAGCAGGCCCGCGATGTCTTTCTCTACATCATTCATGAGGGGAAAATTCGGGCACCTCAGGGTGCGATGGCGCTTGCTGAGCGAACTGGGGCCGCCCAGTAG
- a CDS encoding P-II family nitrogen regulator, whose translation MKKIEAIIKPFKLDEVKEALQEVGLQGITVTEAKGFGRQKGHTELYRGAEYVVDFLPKVKVEIVLSDETADAAIEAIRNAAQTGRIGDGKIFVSNVEEVIRIRTGETGVDAI comes from the coding sequence ATGAAAAAGATCGAGGCGATCATCAAACCCTTCAAGCTCGACGAAGTGAAAGAAGCGCTTCAGGAAGTCGGCTTGCAGGGCATTACGGTCACCGAGGCAAAGGGCTTCGGACGCCAGAAGGGTCACACCGAACTCTACCGCGGCGCCGAATATGTGGTCGACTTCCTGCCGAAGGTAAAGGTGGAGATCGTCTTGTCGGACGAGACGGCGGATGCCGCCATCGAAGCCATCCGCAACGCGGCTCAGACCGGACGTATCGGAGACGGCAAGATCTTCGTGTCGAATGTGGAAGAGGTGATCCGCATCCGCACCGGTGAGACCGGCGTCGACGCCATCTGA